One window of Tachysurus vachellii isolate PV-2020 chromosome 21, HZAU_Pvac_v1, whole genome shotgun sequence genomic DNA carries:
- the soul5 gene encoding heme-binding protein 2, with translation MNYIVGAIVLLLSFTADARVGNSSEPTSYCTETPECLLFDLTCKGEEYEVRHYEATKWVTTDVESMFKDLAKIKGFRKLYKYITGENEAGVNIDMTAPVILKVKEEIPLLKKSVYSLSFLLPSAYQKQAPQPTDSTVYFTDMPDTTIYVKSFGGWSVSAVATIYANKLKEALDKAGATYNTDYHYDVGYNSPMKLMNRHNEVWYEAKGAPVCPPVE, from the exons AT GAATTACATAGTAGGAGCAATTGTGTTGCTGTTATCGTTCACAGCAGATGCCAGAGTTGG AAACTCCAGCGAACCCACATCCTACTGCACAGAGACCCCGGAGTGTCTGCTGTTTGATCTGACCTGTAAGGGAGAGGAATATGAG gtgcGTCATTACGAGGCTACGAAATGGGTGACCACGGACGTAGAGTCCATGTTTAAGGACTTGGCCAAAATTAAAGGTTTCAGGAAACTTTACAAGTACATCACAGGTGAAAATGAAGCAG gtgTTAATATTGACATGACAGCCCCGGTCATCCTTAAAGTCAAAGAGGAAATACCTTTGCTGAAAAAATCAGTCTACAGTCTCAGCTTCCTGTTGCCTTCTGCCTACCAGAAACAAGCTCCCCAGCCAACTGACAGCACT GTGTACTTCACGGACATGCCGGATACAACCATATACGTTAAGAGCTTTGGAGGCTGGAGTGTATCAGCAGTAGCTACAATCTATGCTAACAAGCTGAAAGAAGCACTCGACAAAGCTGGAGCCACTTATAACACAGACTACCACTACGATGTTGGCTATAACAG cccAATGAAACTGATGAACAGACATAATGAGGTGTGGTATGAGGCCAAGGGAGCACCCGTGTGTCCACCTGTTGAGTAA
- the nr5a5 gene encoding nuclear receptor subfamily 5, group A, member 5 codes for MNISGFHPESPPASTTHPAGNIQDLTMQEEPSTSGELKPDPGIRVEPDEACPVCGDRVSGYHYGLLTCESCKGFFKRSVQNNKHYTCAEKQSCPMDPAQRKRCPYCRFQKCLAVGMKREAVRADRMRGGRNKFGPLYRRDRQMKQQRGGYHEETTNAYRIKLEGPQTPLQAHKFHLLPGAFTSPLGSDPFHQSHALPPSISQPELMVLDCTLSRDGALTAPSLPCPGIYHPSFHGFPQEKREMAFSYGPATLCTISTPVLTPSSTHTPVSTPTSDPTLSLSLTTNLTSDSPSSNTGFLNELMQGEPEESQVCSRVVASLKREQACRGKHDRLNTFSIMCKMADQTLFGLVEWARNCALFKELKVEDQMVLLQSCWSELLVLDHLCRQVDYGRDGSIYLVTGQQIEVSTVLSQAGATLNSLVSRAQDLVSKLRALRLDRQEFVCLKYLVLFNPDVKSVQDCRQVERTQERVNRAMMEHTLHTHPGQSDKFGQLLLRLPEVRSISLQVEEYLYQRHLLGDLPCNSLLTEMLHAKHT; via the exons ATGAATATTTCAGGATTTCACCCAGAGAGTCCCCCGGCCTCAACCACACACCCTGCAGGAAATATACAGGACCTGACAATGCAAGAGGAACCGTCAACCT CTGGTGAATTGAAGCCTGACCCTGGTATTCGTGTAGAGCCGGACGAAGCCTGTCCCGTGTGTGGTGACAGAGTGTCCGGGTATCACTATGGACTGCTGACCTGCGAGAGCTGCAAG GGCTTCTTCAAGCGGTCAGTGCAGAATAACAAACACTACACCTGTGCAGAGAAGCAGAGCTGCCCCATGGACCCAGCGCAGAGAAAAAGATGCCCTTACTGCCGATTTCAGAAGTGCCTAGCAGTGGGCATGAAGAGAGAGG CTGTTCGGGCAGACCGAATGAGGGGCGGACGAAACAAATTCGGACCTCTGTACCGACGGGACAGACAGATGAAACAGCAGAGAGGAGGATATCACGAAGAAACCACTAATGCCTACAGGATCAAACTGGAAGGACCACAAACACCTTTACAAGCACACAAGTTCCACCTCCTGCCTGGCGCTTTCACATCTCCGCTAGGCTCGGACCCCTTTCACCAATCACATGCTCTTCCCCCTAGCATCAGCCAACCAGAGCTCATGGTTCTGGATTGCACATTAAGCAGAGACGGGGCACTGACTGCACCATCGCTGCCATGTCCTGGCATCTACCACCCCAGTTTCCATGGTTTCCCTcaggagaaaagagagatgGCTTTCAGCTATGGCCCTGCTACACTATGCACCATATCCACACCTGTGCTCACTCccagctccacccacacaccgGTGTCAACTCCTACGTCAGATCCAACACTGTCCCTGTCCCTGACCACAAACCTGACCTCTGACTCGCCCTCATCCAACACAGGCTTCCTAAATGAGCTGATGCAGGGAGAGCCAGAAGAGTCACAGGTCTGTTCACGAGTGGTCGCCAGCCTGAAGAGAGAGCAAGCCTGCCGGGGAAAACATGACCGCCTCAACACCTTCAGCATCATGTGCAAAATGGCTGACCAGACTCTGTTTGGACTGGTGGAGTGGGCACGCAACTGTGCACTGTTTAAAGAGCTCAAG GTGGAGGATCAGATGGTGCTTCTACAAAGCTGCTGGAGTGAGCTGCTGGTTCTGGATCATCTGTGTCGTCAGGTGGATTATGGGAGAGACGGTAGCATCTACCTGGTCACTGGACAACAG ATCGAGGTGTCGACCGTGCTCTCGCAGGCGGGGGCGACACTGAACAGTCTGGTGTCCAGAGCGCAGGATTTAGTGTCCAAACTCCGGGCTCTTCGTCTGGACAGACAGGAGTTCGTATGTCTCAAGTATCTTGTGCTCTTCAACCCAG atgtgAAGTCGGTGCAGGACTGCAGGCAGGTGGAGCGCACTCAGGAGCGAGTGAACAGAGCGATGATGgagcacacactgcacacacacccaggcCAGTCGGATAAATTCGGCCAGCTTCTTCTCCGGCTGCCTGAAGTGCGCAGCATCAGCCTGCAGGTGGAGGAGTACCTGTACCAGCGCCACCTGCTCGGTGACCTGCCTTGTAACTCCCTTCTTACCGAGATGCTGCACGCCAAACACACCTGA